The Prunus persica cultivar Lovell chromosome G8, Prunus_persica_NCBIv2, whole genome shotgun sequence genome includes a region encoding these proteins:
- the LOC18768646 gene encoding uncharacterized protein At1g03900, protein MSFEDEEEAFEHTLLVVREVAVYKIPPRSTSGGYKCGEWLQSDKIWSGRLRVVSCKDRCEIRLEDPNSSELFAACFVHPGQRETSVETVLDSSRYFVLKIEDGTGKHAFIGLGFAERNEAFDFNVALSDHEKYVKREHEKESNGGETSDDGHIDIHPAVNHRLKEGETIRINVKPKPTSGTGMLSAAGLSGTVKPKPISLGLAPPPGSGKVRSALPPPPNDPVAARISSGGGLKSPPDNPRRSSDPLSDLSQIERNLPSATGSGSTKTTAGGWAAF, encoded by the exons ATGTCGTTCGAGGACGAGGAGGAGGCGTTCGAGCACACGCTGCTCGTGGTCCGCGAGGTCGCCGTCTACAAAATCCCGCCGCGGAGCACATCCGGCGGGTACAAGTGCGGCGAGTGGCTCCAGTCCGATAAGATCTGGTCGGGTCGGCTCCGGGTCGTGTCGTGCAAGGACCGGTGCGAGATCCGACTGGAGGATCCGAACTCCAGCGAGCTCTTCGCCGCCTGCTTCGTCCACCCGGGCCAGCGCGAGACCTCCGTAGAGACCGTGCTCGACTCGTCGCGATACTTCGTGCTCAAGATCGAGGACGGCACCGGAAAGCACGCGTTCATTGGGCTGGGGTTTGCAGAGCGAAACGAAGCGTTTGATTTCAACGTGGCTTTATCGGACCACGAGAAGTACGTCAAGAGAGAGCACGAGAAGGAGAGCAACGGCGGCGAGACCAGCGACGATGGCCATATCGATATTCACCCTGCCGTTAATCACAGATTGAAA GAAGGTGAGACGATAAGGATAAATGTGAAGCCGAAGCCGACGAGTGGGACTGGGATGTTGTCAGCGGCTGGGCTATCCGGGACGGTGAAGCCCAAACCGATTAGTTTGGGCCTGGCTCCGCCGCCGGGGTCCGGGAAGGTGAGGTCGGCTCTGCCGCCACCTCCTAATGACCCTGTTGCTGCTAGAATCAGCTCTGGTGGTGGCCTCAAGTCACCCCCTGATAACCCAAGGCGGAGCTCCGACCCGTTATCTGATCTTTCTCAGATTGAG AGGAATCTTCCTTCAGCGACTGGATCAGGTTCAACAAAGACAACCGCTGGAGGATGGGCGGCTTTCTAA
- the LOC18768577 gene encoding H/ACA ribonucleoprotein complex subunit 3-like protein has product MYLQYYINENGDKVYTTKKESPLGLPTQSAHPARFSPDDMYSRQRFLLKKRFGLLPIQQSPLKY; this is encoded by the exons ATGTATCTCCAGTACTACATAAACGAGAATGGCGACAAAGTCTACACCACTAAG AAAGAATCACCACTGGGGCTTCCCACTCAATCTGCCCATCCGG CCCGCTTCTCCCCTGACGACATGTATTCAAGGCAAAGATTTCTCCTGAAGAAACGCTTTGGGTTGTTGCCGATCCAGCAGTCACCTCTGAAGTATTAA
- the LOC18766389 gene encoding dolichyl-diphosphooligosaccharide--protein glycosyltransferase subunit 2: MATRNLGGFLVLILAIAICEAASVFQPISDSHRSAGSELFTANDGSFGSLEEAYEALRSFEILGIDKKSDIRTATCQSVVDKLGSSSSAPKDLFYALKVNSILKCKVNDKIFEGIAARLKAIANTASSLLDFYHSIGSLVLIKDQSSEVDVLLADAGGIFHSIKSLSQSDGRWRFSSDNPESSTYAAGLALEALSGVVSLASSEIDQSKIGTLKSDILKLFDSVEKYDDGAMYFDEKVVDLRERQSPLSTTASVVRGLTAFAAVTSGNIKVPGDKILGLAKFFLGIGIPGNAKDFFNQVDSLASLESNKVAIPLILSLPATVLSLTKKDRLQVKVNTVLGSSAPPLTVKLVRALSSGSKVASTIESQELKFDRESESHFLDVPKSVDVGNYIFVFEVVLHDSEDEKVYATGGSTQVQIFVTGVIKIENAEIVVLDSDVGSIETQKKLDLAGENSLALSANHLQKLRLSFQLTTPFGNAFKPHQVFLKLRHETKVEHIFVVGKSGKKFEIILDFLGLVEKFYYLSGSYDIQLTVGDAVMENSFFRAIGYIDLDLPEAPEKASRPPTPAIDPYSKYGPKAEISHIFRVPEKRPSQELSLIFLGLVFLPLIGFLVGLLRLGVNLKNFPTSALPATFGILFHVGIAAVLLLYVLFWLKLDLFTTLKWVGLLGVFLLFVGHRILSHQASTSAKLKSA; encoded by the exons ATGGCTACCAGAAACCTCGGGGGATTTCTGGTGCTGATTTTGGCGATTGCGATCTGCGAAGCTGCTTCCGTCTTCCAGCCGATCTCTGACTCTCACCGATCCGCGGGCTCTGAGCTCTTCACAGCCAACGATGGTTCCTTCGGGAG TTTAGAAGAGGCATATGAAGCTCTAAGATCGTTTGAGATTCTTGGGATTGATAAAAAGTCTGATATACGCACTGCTACTTGTCAGTCCGTTGTGGACAAACTTGGGTCATCGTCTTCTGCCCCAAAGGATTTGTTTTATGCCTTAAAGGTTAACAgcattttgaaatgcaaggtTAACGATAAGATATTTGAG GGCATTGCTGCAAGACTTAAAGCTATTGCCAATACTGCAAGTTCATTGCTTGACTTCTACCACTCCATCGGAAGCTTGGTACTTATTAAG GATCAAAGTTCTGAAGTTGATGTACTTCTTGCTGATGCTGGTGGAATTTTCCATTCTATCAAG TCTCTGAGCCAGAGTGATGGAAGGTGGCGTTTTAGTTCTGATAATCCCGAGTCTAGTACCTATGCTGCTG GATTAGCACTTGAAGCACTTTCGGGGGTTGTCTCATTAGCATCTTCCGAAATTGATCAGTCCAAG ATCGGTACATTGAAAAGTGATATTTTGAAGCTTTTTGACAGTGTTGAGAAATATG ATGATGGGGCCATGTACTTTGATGAAAAAGTTGTTGATCTGCGTGAGCGTCAGAGTCCTCTTTCAACTACTGCGTCAGTTGTTCGAGGACTGACAGCATTTGCAGCTGTGACATCTGGAAACATAAAG GTTCCAGGGGACAAAATATTGGGTCTGGCAAAATTCTTCCTTGGAATTGGCATTCCCGGCAATGCTAAAGACTTCTTCAACCAAGTGGACTCATTAGCTTCTTTGGAAAGCAATAA GGTTGCTATCCCACTGATTTTATCACTTCCAGCTACAGTGCtttcattgaccaaaaaagaccGGCTCCAG GTTAAAGTGAATACTGTGCTTGGTTCAAGTGCACCTCCTCTGACAGTTAAGTTGGTGCGAGCATTGAGTTCTGGTTCGAAAGTTGCTTCCACAATTGAAAGCCAG GAACTCAAGTTTGACAGAGAAAGTGAATCCCATTTCTTGGATGTGCCAAAAAGCGTCGATGTTGGAAATTACATATTTGTCTTTGAG GTTGTTCTGCATGATTCTGAAGATGAAAAAGTTTATGCAACTGGAGGCTCTACTCAAGTGCAGATATTTGTCACAGGAgttatcaaaattgaaaatgcagaGATTGTTGTACTGGATAGTGATGTCGGGAGCATAGAAACCCAGAAAAA ACTAGATTTAGCTGGAGAAAATTCGCTCGCACTATCAGCAAACCACCTCCAAAAGCTGCGCCTATCCTTTCAATTGACCACTCCTTTTGGAAATGCTTTTAAGCCACATCAG GTATTTTTGAAGTTGAGACATGAGACCAAGGTTGAGCATATCTTTGTGGTGGGGAAATCCGGCAAAAAGTTTGAGATAATACTG gaTTTTCTTGGATTGGTTGAGAAGTTTTACTATCTTTCAGGTAGTTATGACATTCAATTAACTGTTGGCGATGCTGTAATG GAAAACTCTTTCTTCCGGGCTATTGGCTACATTGATTTGGATCTACCAGAAGCACCTGAAAAGGCATCCCGCCCTCCTACACCGGCCATTGATCCTTACTCAAAATATGGCCCCAAAGCAGAGATAAGCCATATCTTTAGGGTTCCAGAAAAGCGTCCTTCTCAAGAGCTCTCTCTTATTTTCTTGGGTCTTGTGTTTTTGCCACTGATTGGATTTTTGGTTGGG CTATTACGCTTAGGGGTGAATCTGAAGAACTTCCCTACTTCAGCATTACCAGCCACCTTTGGTATCCTATTCCATGTCGGCATTGCAGCAGTTCTTTTGCTCTATGTGCTTTTCTGGTTGAAG CTGGATCTATTTACGACACTGAAATGGGTTGGACTGTTGGGAGTTTTCTTGCTGTTTGTGGGACACAGGATTCTTTCCCATCAGGCCTCTACATCAGCCAAATTGAAATCTGCTTGA
- the LOC18768016 gene encoding probable methyltransferase PMT3: MSRGRADGSPKKRLITSVLVLVAICSLLYLYSKRNGSSALEYGSKIRKFGSTYLGVDEDVEESPSRLGEDEEDGIILKSIPVCDDRHSELIPCLDRNLIYETRLKLDLSVMEHYERHCPLPERRYNCLIPPPPGYKIPIKWPKSRDEVWKANIPHTHLATEKSDQKWMVVKGEKIGFPGGGTHFHYGADKYIASMANMLNFSKNILNNGGKVRTVLDVGCGVASFGGYLLSSDIIAMSLAPNDVHQNQIQFALERGIPAYLGVLGTKRLPYPSRSFELAHCSRCRIDWLQRDGILLLELDRVLRPGGYFAYSSPEAYAQDEEDLRIWKAMSELVERMCWKIAAKRNQTVIWVKPLTNDCYMERAPGTQPPLCRSDDDPDAVWNVKMEACITPYSDQSHRARGSGLAPWPARLTSPPPRLGDFGYSNDIFEKDMEVWQQRVDSYWNLLSPKINSDTLRNVMDMKANLGSFAAALKNKDVWVMNVVPEDVPNTLKIIYDRGLIGTVHSWCEAFSTYPRTYDLLHAWTVFSDIERKGCSGVDLLIEMDRILRPKGFVIFRDKRKVVEFINKYMKALHWEAVATADAEGGSEQDDDVVFIVQKKIWRTSESFRNVE, from the exons ATGTCGCGGGGAAGAGCTGATGGGAGCCCAAAGAAGCGTTTGATCACCTCAGTTCTAGTTTTGGTGGCCATTTGTAGTCTCCTGTATTTGTATTCTAAAAGAAATGGTTCCTCTGCGCTGGAGTATGGcagtaaaataagaaaattcgGCTCTACTTACTTGGGCGTGGATGAGGATGTTGAGGAGTCGCCTTCCAGACTTGGTGAAGATGAAGAGGATGGTATTATATTGAAGAGCATACCG GTTTGTGATGATAGACATTCAGAACTCATTCCTTGCTTAGACAGAAACCTTATTTACGAAACAAGATTGAAGTTGGATCTGTCTGTGATGGAGCATTACGAGAGACACTGCCCACTGCCTGAAAGGCGATATAATTGTTTGATTCCACCTCCACCTGGATATAAG ATCCCAATCAAGTGGCCTAAAAGCAGAGACGAGGTGTGGAAagcaaatatacctcacacgCATCTTGCAACTGAGAAGTCTGACCAAAAGTGGATGGTTGTCAAAGGTgaaaagattggatttcctgGAGGAGGTACTCACTTCCATTATGGAGCTGACAAGTACATCGCATCAATGGCTAAT ATGCTCAACTTTTCTAAGAACATTTTAAATAATGGAGGAAAGGTCAGGACAGTCCTTGATGTTGGCTGTGGTGTTGCTAGTTTCGGGGGATACCTGCTTTCTTCTGATATTATTGCAATGTCCTTGGCACCTAATGATgttcatcaaaatcaaatccaGTTTGCATTAGAGAGAGGGATTCCCGCATACCTTGGTGTTTTAGGGACCAAGAGACTCCCTTATCCTAGTAGATCTTTCGAACTGGCACATTGTTCTCGCTGTAGGATTGATTGGCTTCAAAGGGATGGGATACTTCTCCTTGAGTTGGATAGGGTACTGAGACCAGGAGGTTATTTTGCCTACTCGTCTCCTGAAGCCTATGCACAAGATGAAGAGGACCTGAGAATATGGAAAGCGATGAGTGAGCTTGTAGAACGGATGTGTTGGAAAATAGCTGCTAAAAGGAACCAAACTGTTATTTGGGTCAAGCCATTGACTAATGACTGTTACATGGAAAGAGCGCCTGGTACTCAACCACCCCTCTGCAGATCAGATGATGATCCAGATGCTGTCTGGAATGTGAAAATGGAGGCTTGTATCACACCATACTCTGACC aaAGCCATAGAGCAAGGGGAAGTGGTTTGGCTCCTTGGCCTGCTCGATTGACTTCACCGCCTCCCCGTCTTGGTGATTTCGGCTATTCTAATGATATATTTGAAAAGGACATG GAAGTTTGGCAGCAAAGAGTTGACAGTTACTGGAATCTTTTGAGCCCAAAGATCAATTCTGACACATTGAGGAATGTGATGGACATGAAGGCAAACTTGGGTTCATTTGCAGCTGCTTTGAAGAACAAAGATGTTTGGGTTATGAATGTGGTGCCAGAAGACGTACCCAACacacttaaaataatatacGACAGAGGGCTGATAGGCACAGTACACAGTTG GTGTGAAGCTTTTTCAACCTACCCACGAACCTATGATCTGCTTCATGCATGGACTGTCTTCTCTGACATTGAAAGGAAAGGATGCAGTGGTGTAGATTTGTTGATTGAGATGGATCGGATCCTCCGGCCCAAAGGTTTCGTCATTTTCCGTGACAAGCGGAAGGTGGTGGAGTTcataaacaaatatatgaaGGCATTACACTGGGAGGCAGTGGCCACTGCTGATGCTGAGGGAGGCTCTGAGCAAGATGATGACGTAGTGTTTATCGTCCAGAAAAAGATTTGGCGTACAAGCGAGAGCTTTAGGAATGTAGAATAG
- the LOC18768322 gene encoding serine/threonine-protein kinase 19 isoform X1 translates to MAKNISESLKGKKRARETDTEAEASDFDQILSLEENLTFSDTLVALRIMRAQFPQSDKVSVQPFILRSQLYSSVEDRTQVDRDLENLRREKVLRIFKLNTGQDDHAIMFFDDYLCQMERVVKRLEEKKDSDILEVFKWFKSHVLDNKLEPSIEHQELCTLLALGGKVKDEHISLLINSGLLTRQLIDSNIYWFAIPNIGSVLKGLSQGRKEVLSLLNRRRYKEMMLAPLEKKLLRYSPLDMRFHLRDLIGSGHLKTAKTPTGLVVRVSKD, encoded by the exons ATGGCCAAGAATATTTCAGAATCTTTGAAAGGTAAAAAGCGCGCGCGAGAGACAGATACCGAAGCCGAAGCCAGCGATTTCGATCAGATTTTATCGCTAG AGGAAAATCTTACATTTAGTGACACATTGGTGGCGCTTCGCATAATGAGAGCTCAGTTTCCACAGAGTGACAAG GTATCAGTTCAGCCTTTCATTTTGCGGTCACAGTTGTATAGCAGTGTAGAGGATAGAACCCAAGTGGATAGGGATCTAGAG AATCTAAGAAGGGAGAAAGTCCTGCGCATTTTCAAGTTAAATACTGGGCAAGATGATCATGCAATAATGTTTTTTGATGACTATCTATGCCAG ATGGAACGAGTTGTGAAAAGAttggaagaaaagaaggacAGTGATATTCTTGAAGTTTTTAAGTGGTTTAAATCACACGTCCTTGATAACAAGCTCGAACCTAGTATTGAACATCAAGAACTT TGTACACTATTAGCTCTTGGAGGAAAGGTGAAGGATGAACACATCTCCCTTTTAATCAATTCTGGCCTCCTT ACTCGGCAACTTATTGACTCAAACATTTATTGGTTCGCAATTCCAAATATCGGTTCAGTACTTAAAGGCCTCTCTCAG GGAAGAAAGGAAGTTCTTTCTCTTCTAAACCGCAGGAGATACAAAGAAATGATGCTAGCACCTCTAGAGAAGAAGCTTCTTCGATATTCCCCACTTGATATGAGATTTCATCTTCGTGATCTGATAGGCTCAGGTCATCTCAAAACTGCCAAGACACCAACAGGCTTAGTTGTTCGAGTCTCAAAAGATTGA
- the LOC18768322 gene encoding serine/threonine-protein kinase 19 homolog isoform X2, translated as MAKNISESLKGKKRARETDTEAEASDFDQILSLEENLTFSDTLVALRIMRAQFPQSDKVSVQPFILRSQLYSSVEDRTQVDRDLENLRREKVLRIFKLNTGQDDHAIMFFDDYLCQMERVVKRLEEKKDSDILEVFKWFKSHVLDNKLEPSIEHQELCTLLALGGKVKDEHISLLINSGLLGRKEVLSLLNRRRYKEMMLAPLEKKLLRYSPLDMRFHLRDLIGSGHLKTAKTPTGLVVRVSKD; from the exons ATGGCCAAGAATATTTCAGAATCTTTGAAAGGTAAAAAGCGCGCGCGAGAGACAGATACCGAAGCCGAAGCCAGCGATTTCGATCAGATTTTATCGCTAG AGGAAAATCTTACATTTAGTGACACATTGGTGGCGCTTCGCATAATGAGAGCTCAGTTTCCACAGAGTGACAAG GTATCAGTTCAGCCTTTCATTTTGCGGTCACAGTTGTATAGCAGTGTAGAGGATAGAACCCAAGTGGATAGGGATCTAGAG AATCTAAGAAGGGAGAAAGTCCTGCGCATTTTCAAGTTAAATACTGGGCAAGATGATCATGCAATAATGTTTTTTGATGACTATCTATGCCAG ATGGAACGAGTTGTGAAAAGAttggaagaaaagaaggacAGTGATATTCTTGAAGTTTTTAAGTGGTTTAAATCACACGTCCTTGATAACAAGCTCGAACCTAGTATTGAACATCAAGAACTT TGTACACTATTAGCTCTTGGAGGAAAGGTGAAGGATGAACACATCTCCCTTTTAATCAATTCTGGCCTCCTT GGAAGAAAGGAAGTTCTTTCTCTTCTAAACCGCAGGAGATACAAAGAAATGATGCTAGCACCTCTAGAGAAGAAGCTTCTTCGATATTCCCCACTTGATATGAGATTTCATCTTCGTGATCTGATAGGCTCAGGTCATCTCAAAACTGCCAAGACACCAACAGGCTTAGTTGTTCGAGTCTCAAAAGATTGA